A region from the Corynebacterium halotolerans YIM 70093 = DSM 44683 genome encodes:
- a CDS encoding DUF349 domain-containing protein, whose amino-acid sequence MTTPSTPSPNPGSMPKSGPRPTPGTMPKPGPRPGAQTGSRPTPSPVPKTVPVPSPPKNNPAEWGRVAEDGTVFVRTADGEREIGSWQAGTPAEGLAHYGARFDDLATEVELLESRLTAHPDDAASIKETARGLRETLPTAAVIGDLGALDRRLGTIMEHSDVAGEQAKADKARRRTEAIAAKEKLAAEAEDIAENSTEWKVAGDRLRAILDEWKTIRGIDRRTDDALWKRYSRARDSFHRRRGSHFAELDRGRAAARRKKEELVERARGLQNSTEWNETARAYRDLMTEWKAAGRAPRDVDDKLWEAFRAAQDHFFTARNAVNAERDKEFTANAEAKDALIAEYDPQIDPAKDLDVARAKLRELQEKWDEIGYVPRGRVSEYEARIGALEKRVSEAEESQWRRTDPEAQARAAQFTAKVDEFTAQADAAAAKGNTKKAEQLRAQAAQWREWAETAVNAVEDR is encoded by the coding sequence ATGACCACTCCCTCGACGCCCTCCCCGAACCCCGGCTCCATGCCGAAGTCGGGACCGCGTCCGACTCCGGGCACCATGCCGAAGCCGGGCCCCCGTCCGGGTGCACAGACCGGCTCCCGCCCCACCCCGTCGCCCGTGCCGAAGACCGTGCCGGTGCCCAGTCCGCCGAAGAACAACCCCGCTGAGTGGGGCCGGGTCGCCGAGGACGGCACCGTGTTCGTCAGGACCGCCGACGGTGAACGGGAGATCGGCTCCTGGCAGGCGGGCACCCCCGCCGAGGGCCTGGCCCACTACGGCGCGCGCTTCGACGACCTCGCCACCGAGGTCGAGCTGCTCGAGTCCCGCCTGACCGCCCATCCGGACGACGCGGCGTCGATCAAGGAGACCGCCCGCGGGCTGCGCGAGACGCTGCCGACGGCCGCCGTGATCGGCGACCTGGGCGCACTCGACCGGCGGCTGGGCACCATCATGGAGCACTCCGACGTCGCCGGGGAGCAGGCGAAGGCCGACAAGGCCCGCCGCCGCACCGAGGCCATCGCCGCCAAGGAGAAACTCGCCGCCGAGGCGGAGGACATCGCCGAGAACTCCACCGAGTGGAAGGTCGCCGGCGACCGCCTGCGGGCCATCCTCGACGAGTGGAAGACCATCCGCGGCATCGACCGCAGGACCGACGACGCGCTGTGGAAGCGCTACTCGCGCGCCCGCGATTCCTTCCACCGCCGCCGCGGCTCCCACTTCGCCGAGCTCGACCGCGGCCGCGCCGCCGCCCGCCGGAAGAAGGAAGAGCTCGTCGAGCGCGCCCGTGGCCTGCAGAACTCCACCGAGTGGAACGAGACGGCGCGCGCCTACCGCGATCTGATGACCGAGTGGAAGGCCGCCGGTCGCGCCCCGCGCGACGTCGACGACAAGCTCTGGGAGGCCTTCCGCGCCGCCCAGGACCACTTCTTCACCGCCCGCAACGCCGTCAACGCCGAGCGCGACAAGGAGTTCACCGCCAACGCGGAGGCCAAGGACGCGCTCATCGCGGAGTACGACCCCCAGATCGATCCGGCCAAGGATCTCGACGTCGCCCGCGCCAAGCTGCGCGAGCTGCAGGAGAAGTGGGACGAGATCGGCTACGTCCCGCGCGGCCGGGTCTCCGAGTACGAGGCCAGGATCGGCGCACTGGAAAAGCGTGTCTCCGAGGCCGAGGAGTCCCAGTGGCGCCGCACCGACCCGGAGGCGCAGGCCCGTGCGGCCCAGTTCACCGCCAAGGTCGACGAGTTCACCGCCCAGGCCGATGCCGCCGCGGCGAAGGGCAACACGAAGAAGGCCGAGCAGCTGCGCGCCCAGGCCGCCCAGTGGCGCGAGTGGGCCGAGACCGCTGTCAACGCGGTCGAGGACCGGTAG
- the miaB gene encoding tRNA (N6-isopentenyl adenosine(37)-C2)-methylthiotransferase MiaB has product MAQQILDNTRTNPDEGPRTYEVRTFGCQMNVHDSERLSGLLEEAGYISAESAGEGVEPDLVVFNTCAVRENADMKLYGTLGNLKHTKDNHPGMQIAVGGCLAQKDRDTVLAKAPWVDAVFGTHNIGSLPALLERARHNDEAQVEIVESLEQFPSVLPAKRESAYAGWVSISVGCNNTCTFCIVPSLRGKEIDRRPGDILAEVQALVDQGVSEVTLLGQNVNAYGVNFADPDIERDRSAFSKLLRACGEIEGLERLRFTSPHPAEFTSDVIDAMAETPNICPQLHMPLQSGSDKVLKEMRRSYRSKKFLAILDEVRAKLPHASITTDLIVGFPGETEEDFQATLDVVERARFASAFTFQYSPRPGTPAAGYAEQVPKEVVQERFERLIALQERVSAEENGKLVGTEVELLVQAGGGRKNGKTNRMTGRARDGRLVHFTPEGELDGEIRPGDVVTATVTDSAPHFLIADAGVLTHRRTRAGDMSAAGRVPTTAPIGVGLGLPTIGAPASTPQPESACGVH; this is encoded by the coding sequence GTGGCGCAGCAAATTCTTGACAACACCAGGACCAACCCAGACGAGGGGCCCCGGACCTACGAGGTCCGCACCTTCGGGTGCCAGATGAACGTCCACGACTCCGAGCGGCTGTCCGGCCTGCTCGAGGAGGCCGGCTACATCTCCGCGGAATCCGCGGGCGAGGGAGTCGAGCCGGATCTGGTCGTCTTCAACACCTGCGCGGTGCGCGAGAACGCCGACATGAAGCTCTACGGCACCCTCGGCAATCTCAAGCACACCAAGGACAACCACCCGGGCATGCAGATCGCCGTCGGCGGCTGCCTGGCGCAGAAGGACCGCGACACCGTCCTCGCCAAGGCCCCGTGGGTCGACGCCGTCTTCGGCACCCACAACATCGGCTCGCTGCCGGCCCTGCTGGAGCGTGCCCGCCACAATGACGAGGCCCAGGTCGAGATCGTCGAGTCTCTCGAGCAGTTTCCCTCGGTGCTGCCCGCCAAGCGCGAGTCGGCCTACGCCGGCTGGGTCTCCATCTCCGTGGGCTGCAACAACACCTGCACCTTCTGCATCGTCCCCTCCCTGCGCGGCAAGGAGATCGACCGTCGGCCGGGTGACATCCTCGCCGAGGTGCAGGCGCTCGTCGATCAGGGCGTCAGCGAGGTGACCCTGCTGGGGCAGAACGTCAACGCCTACGGTGTGAACTTCGCCGACCCGGACATCGAGCGCGACCGCTCGGCCTTCTCCAAACTGCTGCGTGCCTGCGGCGAAATTGAGGGGCTCGAGCGGCTGCGGTTCACCTCCCCGCACCCGGCCGAGTTCACCTCCGACGTCATCGACGCCATGGCCGAGACCCCGAACATCTGCCCGCAGCTGCACATGCCGCTGCAGTCCGGCTCGGACAAGGTGCTCAAGGAGATGCGCCGTTCCTACCGCTCGAAGAAGTTCCTGGCCATCCTCGACGAGGTCCGTGCCAAGCTTCCGCACGCATCCATCACCACCGACCTCATCGTCGGTTTCCCCGGCGAGACCGAGGAGGACTTCCAGGCCACCCTCGACGTCGTCGAGCGGGCCCGCTTCGCCTCCGCCTTCACCTTCCAGTATTCCCCGCGCCCGGGCACCCCGGCCGCCGGGTACGCGGAGCAGGTCCCCAAGGAGGTCGTCCAGGAGCGCTTCGAGCGGCTCATCGCCCTCCAGGAGCGCGTCAGTGCCGAGGAGAACGGGAAGCTCGTCGGCACCGAGGTCGAGCTGCTGGTCCAGGCTGGCGGCGGCAGGAAGAACGGGAAGACCAACCGCATGACGGGCCGCGCCCGCGACGGCCGCCTGGTCCACTTCACCCCGGAGGGTGAGCTTGACGGGGAGATCCGTCCCGGCGACGTCGTCACCGCCACCGTCACCGATTCTGCCCCGCACTTCCTCATCGCCGACGCCGGTGTCCTCACGCACCGCCGCACGAGGGCCGGTGACATGTCGGCCGCCGGCCGCGTGCCGACGACCGCCCCCATCGGCGTCGGCCTCGGCCTGCCGACGATCGGCGCCCCGGCGTCGACCCCGCAGCCCGAGAGCGCGTGCGGGGTGCACTGA
- the gluA gene encoding glutamate ABC transporter ATP-binding protein GluA, with translation MIRMVDVQKYFDDFQALRDITLEIPRGQVVVVLGPSGSGKSTLCRTINRLETVESGTIEIDGKTLPEEGRPLAKLRADVGMVFQQFNLFPHLTIRDNVTLGPVKVRRMKKKDADERAMALLERVGIANQADKYPAQLSGGQQQRVAIARALAMDPKIMLFDEPTSALDPEMVNEVLDVMAGLAQEGMTMVVVSHEMGFARRVADRILFMSDGAIVEDSTPDTFFTDPKTDRAKDFLGKILSH, from the coding sequence ATGATCCGGATGGTCGACGTGCAGAAGTATTTCGACGACTTCCAGGCGCTGAGGGACATCACCCTGGAGATTCCCCGGGGCCAGGTCGTCGTCGTCCTCGGCCCCTCCGGCTCCGGCAAATCGACCCTGTGCCGCACCATCAACCGGCTGGAGACGGTCGAGTCCGGCACCATCGAGATCGACGGGAAGACGCTGCCCGAGGAAGGCCGTCCGCTGGCGAAGCTGCGCGCCGACGTCGGGATGGTCTTCCAGCAGTTCAACCTCTTCCCCCACCTGACGATCCGGGACAACGTCACGCTCGGGCCGGTCAAGGTGCGCCGGATGAAGAAGAAGGACGCCGACGAGCGGGCCATGGCTCTGCTCGAACGGGTGGGCATCGCCAACCAGGCGGACAAGTACCCGGCCCAGCTCTCCGGCGGGCAGCAACAGCGCGTGGCGATCGCCCGCGCCCTGGCCATGGATCCGAAGATCATGCTCTTCGATGAGCCGACCTCGGCGCTCGACCCTGAAATGGTCAACGAGGTCCTCGACGTCATGGCAGGTCTGGCCCAGGAGGGCATGACCATGGTCGTGGTCAGTCACGAGATGGGCTTCGCCCGTCGGGTGGCCGACCGGATCCTGTTCATGTCCGACGGCGCGATCGTCGAGGACTCCACCCCCGACACCTTTTTCACCGACCCGAAGACGGACCGGGCGAAGGACTTCCTCGGCAAGATCCTCTCGCATTAG